Below is a window of Geomonas oryzisoli DNA.
GTAGGTGAGCTTCTCCTTCACCGCGAGGTACCCGGTTCCGAGCATGGTGCCGTCGTAAAGGGTGGTGCGCAACGGTGCGATCTCCATGAGCCCCTGCGAGGCGCGCAGTTGGAGGGTGAGCTTCCCCAGCTCCAGGGTGCCGAAAACGGTCCTGGCCACCGTCAGCTGCTCACCAGCCGCCGGAAGCGCGCGCAGTTGGCCCAGCAGGCGCGGATAGTTGCCCCTGCTGAATTCCCGCGTGTCCTTGGGCTGCGGCGCGCTTTTGCCGGAGAGATCCAGCGAGACGGGGATCCTGCCGTCGATGCCGGTCACTGCAAGCTTCTGGGGCGCCGACTCGATGCTCCCGCCGTGCACATCGATCCCGCCGTCCAGGAGTTGCCGCCCGTCCCGAAACTCCAGCTTCGCGTTGGCGGAGAACACCCCTTTGAGCGTCGCCTCCTGCAGCGATGTCGGCAGCAGGTTCACGGTCGCGTCGACCAGGGCATCGGCGGGGGTGTCGGGGAGCGTAAAGTTGATGGTGCCGCGACGCTTGGGTGACAAGGCTGCAGCCACCTCCCCCCGCGCCCGCAGCGCGACACCCTTGCCCGGCGAAAACAGCCCTTCGCCGATGGAAAGCGTCCCCGCCGCATAGGTTCCGGAGAGGAACAGGGAGGCCCCGGAGAGAGCACTCCTGCCGTTTTTGGAGAGGGCGAGGCTGCGCCCCTTGGTATCGAAACGGCAATCCAGCCCCCCTTTCCCCGAATAGGAGCCGGAAACCCGCGCGTCCAACCGGCCCGCCGTCGGGCGCACCGCCGCCGTTTTGGGCAGAAAGGACGCTGCCTGGGCTGCGGCCCCATCCTGCAGCGCAGCCTTGAACGTGCCCCCCGTCCCGGGAACAAAGGGACGGAAAGCGGCCTCCGCCGTCAACTTCCCCCCCAGAAACCTGCCTTCCAGCTCGGCGCGGCCGCCTTCCCTGGTGAAGCTCGCCTGCACCAGCGCAGATCCCGCGGCATTCCCCTTCATGGTGATGGCACGGGAAGAAATCGTCCCCTTCCCCTCCAGCCATTTTTCCGTTCCTGCCGTGACCAGAGTCCCCTGGGCCTGCCCCGACAAACCCGAAAGCTCCAGGTCGCCCTGGCGCAACGTCCCCCCTTCGAGCTCCGCCACCAGAGGAACCCGTCCCCCTTGATGTCCCGGAGGCGGCAACCGGCCGGCGATCCGGGTGGCGACGAGCCTTACCCCCCCCAGCCGTGCCTGCACCCCTTCCAGGCTGACCTTCTCGTCCTCGACCCGGTAGCTGAAGCGTGCATCCCCGGTCTGGGAGCCGAGGGTCACCCCGGCCAGGCGGCACTCGCCGGAGGCCTGGCGGTGGGCTCCCTGCTGCCGCAACTCGACCGTGGCCACCCCCTCCTTGACGGCAACAGGTTCCTTGCCACGCTTCCCCGCAACGTCGGCGAGCGCGATCCGGCCCGAGAGTTTCAGATCCTGCGCGTTCTTCCCGGTCACGACCACGGTCGCCGTTGCCGTGCCGGAGGCCGCCTGCAGATCGTGGCGTTGCAGCAGCGGGTTCAGGGAGACGAGCTTTGCCTGCGGGAGCCTCAGCGTAGTCGACAGCGGCTCTGGCCGTTGCAGATCGTAGGTGAGGTCACCCTCGACCGCGACGCCGTAGACCCGGGCACTGAACCCGCTGCTTTGGGCACGCACCGGCCGCAAACGCGACGAAAGAGTGACATCGAAGGGAAGACGGAGCGCGTCGACCACTGCCCTGCCCGTGCCCTGCGCGGCGGAAAGTGTCCCGACAACGGCAACGCCTTCCCCCTTCCTGGCAAGGGCCGCCTTCCCGGAGATCCCGGCCGCCAGCAGTTCCCCCTTCCGCGCCAGCGACCCGTCCCGGAGCAGCAGGATTCCGGCGGCGCTGTCCAGGCCTCCCCCGGCCCCCTCCAGCCGCAGCGACTCGCAGCGCAAATCCCCCTCGAGCAGCAGCCCGCGCCGGGCCTCGTCGGTCAGCAGTACGTTCAGCAGGGCGAGGTCGACCTGGTCCACCCCGAAGAGCAGGGCGAAGCGACGCTCTTTCCTGACCCCGGTCAGGCTGCCTTCGGCGTGCAGTTGCGCGACTTT
It encodes the following:
- a CDS encoding AsmA family protein, producing the protein MLAFVAAGLLGVCLLVFVLLQIYLATPLPARQLAGYVTSSLQQEFTVQDVSLSGTTLVLRKVRLHNPKGFAGPDLVAADRVAVKPQWLGLLRGKRRFDLISIDGGSINLVKNAAGTWNFTDLQRRLAARKPARPAPETVIGKLLVQKGAFTVQGEGVRGVDVKLYNLTTGGSRNAQVELAFQDAANNRYQLQGTARPGAQAAVDLTLSAPILSLQRVATLLKLKNPQALAKARGSLTVNAVLAKGELRSSGSFRFSDVLLPAAEGSYPIAGTLQFNGSYSIAEDRVDLNDATLDIAKVAQLHAEGSLTGVRKERRFALLFGVDQVDLALLNVLLTDEARRGLLLEGDLRCESLRLEGAGGGLDSAAGILLLRDGSLARKGELLAAGISGKAALARKGEGVAVVGTLSAAQGTGRAVVDALRLPFDVTLSSRLRPVRAQSSGFSARVYGVAVEGDLTYDLQRPEPLSTTLRLPQAKLVSLNPLLQRHDLQAASGTATATVVVTGKNAQDLKLSGRIALADVAGKRGKEPVAVKEGVATVELRQQGAHRQASGECRLAGVTLGSQTGDARFSYRVEDEKVSLEGVQARLGGVRLVATRIAGRLPPPGHQGGRVPLVAELEGGTLRQGDLELSGLSGQAQGTLVTAGTEKWLEGKGTISSRAITMKGNAAGSALVQASFTREGGRAELEGRFLGGKLTAEAAFRPFVPGTGGTFKAALQDGAAAQAASFLPKTAAVRPTAGRLDARVSGSYSGKGGLDCRFDTKGRSLALSKNGRSALSGASLFLSGTYAAGTLSIGEGLFSPGKGVALRARGEVAAALSPKRRGTINFTLPDTPADALVDATVNLLPTSLQEATLKGVFSANAKLEFRDGRQLLDGGIDVHGGSIESAPQKLAVTGIDGRIPVSLDLSGKSAPQPKDTREFSRGNYPRLLGQLRALPAAGEQLTVARTVFGTLELGKLTLQLRASQGLMEIAPLRTTLYDGTMLGTGYLAVKEKLTYRADLLVNGLSLKQLCRSIPSVQGYISGRVDGVISFRGVGGGVAGMTGFVDLWAREGGGEKMLVSKEFLQRLAKQKLSGFFLGRDRDYDEAEIKATLQEGDLTFNTLKIVNTNFFGVKDLNVNIAPTQNRIALDHLLESVKEAAVRGKPATGIPSEEKAPAKPEVVPEFKWEE